The DNA sequence CGAGCGACGCATCAGCTCGCGGATGGCGTCCGCCTCGCTCACCTCGCGGTCGAGCACGCTCGCCGGGAGGACGTCCTCCACCAGCCCGTAACGGCGCTGGAAGCGCGTGCGGCCGGCGATGGCGACCTCGCCGAACAGGAACATCCGCTCCAGGGCGCGCTTGACCTCCGACCAGCCCCACCACGGCCCGGAGCGCCGGTTGGCGTCGTGCTCGATCTCGCTCGCGGCCAGCGGCCCTTTGGCGGCGAGTTCGCTGCGCAGCCAGGACAGTGTGGACTCGTGGGCTGCGAACCAGGCGTTGCCGGTGCCGTAGCGCTCCTGGTACCGGAGCATGCGCCACCGGAACAGCGACCAGTCCTCCTTGCGCACGAACGCGGCCTCGTGCGCCCAGTACTCGGTGTGCGGGCCGCGCGCGTCGAACGTCAGCCGGTCGAGCAGGGTGCGGTCGTAGGCCCCGAGCCGGGCGAAGGCCGGCAGATAGTGGCTGCGCTCGAACACGTTGACGGAGTCGATCTGGAGCAGGTTGATCCGGTCGATGAGCCCGTTGAGCTGCCGCGTTCCCACGATGGCGGGGCGCGGGCGCCCGAAGCCCTGGGCGGCGAGCGCGATACGGCGCGCGAGGGCGGGGGAGAGCTGTTCGACCACGGATCGACCTTAGCGGCAAGGTCCGACATCGGTCGTTCACCCGATGGTCACTCTCCGCTGGGCCACGCGTATCCCGGCGTCCCTAGCGTGGCGACGAGCCGGGTCGCACATCCCGGCCGTCAACCCGACCTGGAGGACATTCCGTGATCAACACGCGCGCCCGCATCGCCGGACTCGCCGCGGCGGCGACCGTCGTCGCCCTCTCGCTCGCCGCCTGCTCCGGCGGCGCCGACGCCAGCAGCACCACCGCAAGCACCTCGGCCGCCTCGGCCACCGACGTGGCCTCCGCCGGCGGCATGGCCGCTCTGGTCGCCGCCGCGAAGAAGGAGGGCAGCCTCAACATCATCGCCACCCCCGGCGACTGGGCCAACTACCAGGAGATCTTCGACGGCTTCACCAAGAAGTACGGCATCACGATCAACCCGAGCCAGGACAGCGCGTCCAGCCAGGAGGAGATCGACGCCGCGAAGAAGCTGAAGGGCCAGGACACCGCGCCGGACACCTTCGACATGGGCTCCTCGGTGACGCTGGCGAACACGCAGTACTTCGCCCCGTACAAGCCGACCGGCTTCAACGACATCCCGGCCGCGCAGAAGGACAAGGACGGCCTCTGGAAGGTCGGCTACTACGGCGTCATGTCCGTCGGCTACGACGCGAACAAGATCAAGACCGCGCCGAAGTCGTTCGCCGACCTGCTGAAGCCGGAGTTCAAGGGCGCCGTCGCGCTCAACGGCAACCCGACCCAGGCGGCCGCCGCGGCCGGCGCCGTCGCGTACGCCGACCTGCAGAACGGCGGCACGCTGGACGACCTGACCCCGGGCGTCGAGTGGTTCACCAAGCTGAAGGCCGCGGGCAACTGGAACGCCGCCGACGGCAAGCCGAACACCATCGCCTCGGGCGAGACCCCGGTCCTGCTCGACTGGTCGTTCAACCAGAAGGGCTACACGACCTCCGACACCATCAAGTCGGGCGGCGTGAACTGGAAGTACGTCGTCCTCCCGGGCACCGCGTACGTCGGCTACTACAACCAGGCCATCAACAAGGACGCCCCGCACCCCGCGGCCGCGCGCCTCTGGGAGGAGTACCTCTACAGTGACGCCGCCCAGAACGCCTGGCTGAAGGGCGGCGCCTACCCGGCGCGCGTCGACGCCATGGAGAAGGCCGGGACCCTGGACACCAAGGACTTCCCGGGCAAGCTCGACAAGACGGCCGTGATGACGGACAAGCAGGCCACCGACGCCGGCACGCTCCTCAACGCCAAGTGGGCCAACGCGGTCGGCTGATGACCGAGACCATCGCCGCACCCGCGGCCGACGCTGCCGCCGGGATCGCCTCGCGCGACCCCCGGCGGCAGCCGTCGTCGGCGGCCGCACCGGGCTCGGGGCGCCGCCGGCGACGCGGACTCGCCGCCGTGCTCGGCCTCACCCCGTTCGCCCTCTATGTCGTGATCTTCCTCGCCGTTCCCACGCTCGTCGCCGTCGGCAGCGGCTTCGTGGACGGCGAGGGCCGCTTCACCTGGTCCAACATCACGGGCCTCGCCGAGCCGGCCATCACCGGCTCGTTCTTCGGCGCCTTCTGGCTCTCCGCGGTCACCGCCATCGTCGGCGCCGTCGCAGGCGCCGCGCTTTGCTTCGCCATGCTGAGCTCCCGCCCGGGCGGCGTCACGCGTTCGCTCGTGGGCTCCGCCAGCAGCGTGCTCGCCCAGTTCGGCGGCGTGATGCTCGCGTTCGCGTTCATCGCGACCATCGGCGCGCAAGGCCTGGTGACCGTGCTGCTGCGCAACCAGTTCCACGTGAACATCTACGCGAACGGCGTCTGGCTCTACACGGTGCCGGGACTCATCCTCCCGTACCTCTACTTCCAGATCCCGCTCATGGTCATCACCTTCCTGCCCGCGCTGGAGGGCCTGCGCCCGCAGTGGCTGGAGGCGACCGCCACCCTCGGCGGCACGCGCTGGATCTACTGGACCCGCGTCGGCGGACCCATCCTGCTGCCCTCGTTCCTCGGCAGCCTGCTGCTGCTCTTCGCCAACGCCTTCTCGTCGTACGCGACCGCGGCCGCGCTCGTCGGCCAGGCCAACAACATCGTGTCGCTGCAGATCCGCCAGGCCCTCGTCTCCGAGACCGTGCTCGGCCGGGCGAACCTGGCCGGCTCGATGGCGCTCGGCATGCTCGTGGTGATGATCGTCGTGATGCTCGCCTACTCGGCGCTCGTGCGGCGCACCGCGCGGTGGCAGCGGTGAGCGCGCGCACGACGCTGCGGCCGGGTCCCGGCCCGGTCGTCCGCACCGTCATCTGGGTCGTCCTCGGCGCGTTCTTCCTCATCCCGCTGTTCTCGATGCTGGAGTTCACACTGCGCACCGCGAAGCCCGGGGTCTACAGCTTCGACCGCTGGATCGCCGTCTTCGGCGGGGAGACCACGCGCTACGACCGCGTCTACCAGGGCCTCGGCAACTCGCTCGTGCTCGCTGCCGTGACCGTGGCGATCGTGCTGCTGGTGCTGCTGCCGACGATCGTGCTGGTCGAGTTGCGCTTCCCGAGGCTGCGCCGACTGCTGGAAGCCGTCTGCCTGCTGCCGATCATGATCCCGGCGATCGTGATGGTCGTAGGGCTGGCGCCGACCTACGCGGTCGTGACCTCGATCTTCGGCTCCGGGACGTGGACGCTGGCGTTCGCCTACGGGATCACCGTGCTGCCGTACGCGTACCGCGCTATCCAGAGCAACGTCCAGGCCGTCGACATGGTGACGCTGAGCGAGGCTGCGCGGTCGCTCGGCGCCGGCTGGGGGACCGTGTTCTGGCGGGTGCTGACGCCGAACCTGCGCCGCGGCATCCTCGCGGCTTCCGCGCTCTCGATCGCGGTCGTGCTCGGCGAGTTCACGATCGCCTCCCTGCTCAGCCGGGTGAACCTGCAGACCTCGCTGCTGCTGGTCTCCCAGTCCGATCCGTTCGTCGCGGTCATCTTCGCCCTGCTGGCGCTGGTGTTCGCGTTCGTCCTCCTCGTCGTCGTCGACCGTGTCGTCGGCGCCCGCCGCCGTACGCGGCGTCCCGTGAAAGGCACCCCATGACCGTCCTCGAATCCACCGTCGCCGGCGCGCGCGTCGGCTCCACCGTCGAGCTGGACGGGGTCGTGCGCGACTTCGGCGGCGGCGCCGGCCTCGCCGGGTTCTCGCTGGCCGCGAGCCCGGGGGAGTTCATCGCCCTGCTCGGGCCGTCCGGCTGCGGCAAGACCACGGCGCTGCGCGCGCTCGCCGGGCTGGAGCGCGTCGACTCCGGCCGCGTGCTGATCGACGGCCGGGACGTCACGGACGAGCCGACGAACCGGCGCGACCTCGGGATGGTGTTCCAGTCGTACTCGCTGTTTCCGCACCTCACCTCCGGCCAGAACGTCGAGTTCGGGCTGCGGATGCGCAAGGTCGGCGCCGGCGATCGGCGCCGTCGCGCGGCCGAGGCGCTGGAGCTCGTCGGGCTCGACCACCACGCCGAGCGCTACGCCCACCAGCTCTCCGGCGGCCAGCAGCAGCGCGTGGCGCTCGCCCGGGCGCTGGTCACCGAACCGCGCGTGCTCCTGCTGGACGAGCCCCTCTCCGCGCTCGACGCGAAGGTGCGCGTGCAGCTCCGCGAGGAGATCCGCCGCATCCAGACCGAGCTCGGGATCACGACCTTCTTCGTGACGCACGACCAGGAGGAGGCGCTCGCCGTCGCCGACCGGGTCGCGGTGATGCGGGCGGGCGCCATCGAACAGATCGGGACGCCGGAGGAGCTGTACCACCGCCCGGCGACCGCGTTCGTCGCGGAGTTCGTGGGGCTGACCAACCGCGTGCCCGCCACGGTCGTGGGCGGAGTGCTGCACGTCCTCGGCGGGACCGCGCCGCTCGCGTCGCCCGCGCCCGACGGCCCGGTGACGGCGTTCGTGCGGCCGGAGGATCTGCTGCCGGCCGCGGACGGCATCCCGGCCGATGTGCTGACGACCAGCTTCCTGGGCGCGCTGCGGCGCACGCGGGTGCGCCTGGCCGACGGGTCGGAGCTGGCCGTCCAGCACGGCGCGCGCGACCTCCCCGCCCCCGGCGACCGCATCCACCTCACCCTCTCCGGCACCCCCGTCACCGTCGCGCCCGCTTCCTGACCTCCGCCGAAGGGCACCCGAACGCCCCTAAAACAGCGTTTTAGGGGCGTTTACGTGCCCCTCGGGATTCCCTGCCGGCACGGTCGCACACGCGGGACGGCGTCAGTAGAGTAATCCTCATGTCTGGTATCGTCCCGGGGGCGGACGCCGAGTACTCGGACGCCATCGACCCCTCAACCTTCGTGAAGACCCTCTCGCCGAGCGACGTGCTCACTCGGATCCGACCGGGCGACATCCTGCACTGGCCGCCCTTCTTCTTCCCCATCGACACCATCAGCCCGACCCACACGGTCGGCAAAG is a window from the Leifsonia shinshuensis genome containing:
- a CDS encoding winged helix-turn-helix domain-containing protein, which produces MVEQLSPALARRIALAAQGFGRPRPAIVGTRQLNGLIDRINLLQIDSVNVFERSHYLPAFARLGAYDRTLLDRLTFDARGPHTEYWAHEAAFVRKEDWSLFRWRMLRYQERYGTGNAWFAAHESTLSWLRSELAAKGPLAASEIEHDANRRSGPWWGWSEVKRALERMFLFGEVAIAGRTRFQRRYGLVEDVLPASVLDREVSEADAIRELMRRSAVAHGVGTLRDFADYYRLKGPAVAVAMEELADAGEVVPVQVKGWTGAGDRPVKAWVHRDARKPRGIDAAALLSPFDPVVWFRDRALRMFGFHYRIEIYTPAPQRVYGYYSLPILLDDELVGRIDLKSDRQAGVLRVQSAWTEAGDGGRVAERLVPLLGETAAWQGLGGVEVAEGARGDLAPMLAAELALAAPSGF
- a CDS encoding ABC transporter substrate-binding protein — encoded protein: MINTRARIAGLAAAATVVALSLAACSGGADASSTTASTSAASATDVASAGGMAALVAAAKKEGSLNIIATPGDWANYQEIFDGFTKKYGITINPSQDSASSQEEIDAAKKLKGQDTAPDTFDMGSSVTLANTQYFAPYKPTGFNDIPAAQKDKDGLWKVGYYGVMSVGYDANKIKTAPKSFADLLKPEFKGAVALNGNPTQAAAAAGAVAYADLQNGGTLDDLTPGVEWFTKLKAAGNWNAADGKPNTIASGETPVLLDWSFNQKGYTTSDTIKSGGVNWKYVVLPGTAYVGYYNQAINKDAPHPAAARLWEEYLYSDAAQNAWLKGGAYPARVDAMEKAGTLDTKDFPGKLDKTAVMTDKQATDAGTLLNAKWANAVG
- a CDS encoding ABC transporter permease, whose amino-acid sequence is MGQRGRLMTETIAAPAADAAAGIASRDPRRQPSSAAAPGSGRRRRRGLAAVLGLTPFALYVVIFLAVPTLVAVGSGFVDGEGRFTWSNITGLAEPAITGSFFGAFWLSAVTAIVGAVAGAALCFAMLSSRPGGVTRSLVGSASSVLAQFGGVMLAFAFIATIGAQGLVTVLLRNQFHVNIYANGVWLYTVPGLILPYLYFQIPLMVITFLPALEGLRPQWLEATATLGGTRWIYWTRVGGPILLPSFLGSLLLLFANAFSSYATAAALVGQANNIVSLQIRQALVSETVLGRANLAGSMALGMLVVMIVVMLAYSALVRRTARWQR
- a CDS encoding ABC transporter permease subunit — translated: MSARTTLRPGPGPVVRTVIWVVLGAFFLIPLFSMLEFTLRTAKPGVYSFDRWIAVFGGETTRYDRVYQGLGNSLVLAAVTVAIVLLVLLPTIVLVELRFPRLRRLLEAVCLLPIMIPAIVMVVGLAPTYAVVTSIFGSGTWTLAFAYGITVLPYAYRAIQSNVQAVDMVTLSEAARSLGAGWGTVFWRVLTPNLRRGILAASALSIAVVLGEFTIASLLSRVNLQTSLLLVSQSDPFVAVIFALLALVFAFVLLVVVDRVVGARRRTRRPVKGTP
- a CDS encoding ABC transporter ATP-binding protein; the protein is MTVLESTVAGARVGSTVELDGVVRDFGGGAGLAGFSLAASPGEFIALLGPSGCGKTTALRALAGLERVDSGRVLIDGRDVTDEPTNRRDLGMVFQSYSLFPHLTSGQNVEFGLRMRKVGAGDRRRRAAEALELVGLDHHAERYAHQLSGGQQQRVALARALVTEPRVLLLDEPLSALDAKVRVQLREEIRRIQTELGITTFFVTHDQEEALAVADRVAVMRAGAIEQIGTPEELYHRPATAFVAEFVGLTNRVPATVVGGVLHVLGGTAPLASPAPDGPVTAFVRPEDLLPAADGIPADVLTTSFLGALRRTRVRLADGSELAVQHGARDLPAPGDRIHLTLSGTPVTVAPAS